The Anolis carolinensis isolate JA03-04 chromosome 2, rAnoCar3.1.pri, whole genome shotgun sequence genome has a window encoding:
- the ticam2 gene encoding TIR domain-containing adapter molecule 2 encodes MGNKNSKRASSFSRRNSMKDNYTNKCQEDLKKKPKLCDMSLGTETNCHISIQEPQSIDEDVGDIFYRFVILHADDDVEEAVRIQDILQNEFYIKPGIIFAEMPGGKHLLENLNDALSSSAWTILLLTENFLNELWYEFQSYTSLFGALTLPNKQNTVIPMRPRNNPLPWERTPFILRSINALQEDSPGFAKQVKKIFQETRYKQQKATWACRKKNQEASELFGW; translated from the coding sequence ATGGGAAACAAAAATTCCAAAAGAGCCTCTTCTTTTTCTCGAAGGAACAGCATGAAGGACAATTATACAAATAAATGTCAAGAAGATTTGAAGAAAAAGCCAAAATTATGTGATATGTCATTGGGCACAGAAACCAATTGCCATATCAGTATCCAAGAACCTCAAAGCATTGATGAAGATGTTGGGGATATATTTTATAGGTTTGTGATTCTTCATGCTGATGACGATGTAGAGGAAGCCGTTAGGATCCAAGACATACTACAAAATGAGTTTTATATTAAACCAGGAATAATCTTTGCTGAAATGCCTGGTGGTAAGCATCTGCTAGAAAATTTAAATGACGCTTTGAGCAGTTCTGCATGGACAATTCTTTTGTTAACTGAAAACTTCTTAAATGAGCTTTGGTATGAATTTCAGTCATACACATCTTTGTTCGGTGCACTGACCTTACCGAACAAACAAAACACAGTCATCCCAATGAGGCCGAGGAATAACCCACTCCCCTGGGAGAGGACACCTTTCATTCTCCGGTCCATCAATGCTCTGCAGGAAGATAGCCCTGGATTTGCCAAACAAGTGAAGAAAATCTTCCAGGAAACTAGATATAAGCAACAGAAGGCAACATGGGCATGCAGAAAGAAGAATCAAGAGGCATCAGAACTGTTTGGTTGGTGA